One segment of Natronosalvus halobius DNA contains the following:
- a CDS encoding hydantoinase B/oxoprolinase family protein — protein sequence MTLDAVTLEVLRNRLEGIAEEMGHVLIHGAYSPNIKERRDCSTALFDAEGRLVAQAEHIPVHLGAMPEAVRAVRKHDPEPGEEYVLNDPFTGGTHLPDVTIVAPIDVDGEILGYGVTRAHHGDVGGMTPGSMPAGATEIYQEGLRLPPTRLVVDGEIDSNVLELVLANVRNLAERRADLRAQLAATDRARDRVRELVAERGRATLEAAFDGVIEYSRNRIEAELEAIPDGVYRGRDWLEGDGVEESKIPLQVAVTIDGTTVDVDFEGTADQVAGNMNAPLAVARSAVYFVLRAVTDPDIPPNDGCYQPVTVRAPEGSILDPTPPAAVVGGNVETSQRVTDVVLSAFAEAIPERVPAQSQGTMNNLIIGSRGADGFTYYETIGGGFGARPDRDGVDGIQVGMTNTLNTPIEALEAAYPMRVERYALREGSGGDGRYRGGLGLERSITVGVDATVSLLTERRRLAPRGAKGGADGATGENRIDGEEVPAKTTVDIEAGTTVTVETPGGGGYGDPGERDSSARERDALDGKSVDRK from the coding sequence GTGACCCTCGACGCCGTCACCCTCGAGGTGCTCCGGAACCGGCTCGAGGGTATCGCCGAGGAGATGGGTCACGTGTTGATCCACGGGGCCTACTCCCCGAACATCAAGGAGCGGCGAGACTGCTCGACGGCGCTGTTCGACGCCGAGGGTCGGCTGGTCGCCCAGGCCGAGCACATCCCGGTCCACCTCGGGGCGATGCCGGAGGCGGTGCGGGCGGTTCGCAAACATGACCCTGAGCCCGGCGAGGAGTACGTCCTGAACGATCCGTTTACCGGCGGAACCCACCTTCCGGACGTGACGATCGTCGCACCGATCGACGTCGACGGAGAGATCCTGGGCTACGGGGTCACGCGAGCCCACCACGGCGACGTCGGCGGGATGACCCCGGGAAGCATGCCCGCGGGGGCGACCGAGATCTACCAGGAGGGGCTGCGACTGCCGCCGACGCGGCTCGTCGTCGACGGCGAGATCGATTCGAACGTGCTGGAACTCGTGCTCGCGAACGTCCGCAACCTCGCCGAGCGCCGGGCGGACCTCAGGGCCCAGCTCGCCGCGACCGACCGGGCCCGCGACCGCGTGCGCGAACTCGTCGCCGAACGCGGACGGGCGACCCTCGAGGCAGCGTTCGACGGCGTCATCGAGTACTCCAGGAACCGAATCGAGGCCGAACTCGAGGCAATTCCGGACGGGGTGTATCGAGGACGCGACTGGCTCGAGGGCGACGGCGTCGAGGAGTCGAAGATTCCCCTCCAGGTGGCGGTCACGATCGACGGGACGACGGTAGACGTCGACTTCGAGGGAACGGCCGACCAGGTGGCCGGCAACATGAACGCGCCGCTGGCGGTCGCCAGGAGCGCGGTGTACTTCGTCCTCAGGGCCGTGACGGACCCGGATATTCCGCCGAACGACGGCTGCTACCAACCGGTGACCGTGCGTGCGCCAGAGGGGTCGATCCTGGACCCGACTCCTCCGGCGGCCGTCGTCGGCGGCAACGTCGAGACGAGCCAGCGCGTGACGGACGTGGTGCTCTCGGCGTTCGCCGAGGCCATCCCTGAGCGCGTGCCCGCCCAGAGCCAGGGCACGATGAACAACCTGATCATCGGAAGCCGCGGTGCTGACGGATTTACCTACTACGAGACCATCGGCGGCGGGTTCGGCGCCCGGCCCGACCGCGACGGCGTCGACGGCATCCAGGTCGGGATGACCAACACGCTGAACACGCCGATCGAAGCCCTCGAGGCGGCCTACCCAATGCGCGTCGAGCGCTACGCCCTCCGGGAGGGGAGCGGCGGTGACGGGCGCTATCGTGGCGGTCTCGGCCTCGAGCGCTCGATTACCGTCGGGGTCGACGCGACGGTCTCCCTGCTCACCGAGCGTCGACGACTCGCCCCCCGCGGCGCGAAGGGCGGCGCGGACGGTGCCACGGGCGAGAACCGGATCGACGGCGAGGAGGTTCCCGCGAAGACGACGGTCGACATCGAGGCCGGCACCACCGTCACCGTCGAGACGCCCGGTGGTGGCGGGTACGGCGACCCAGGCGAGCGCGATTCGAGTGCGCGCGAACGCGACGCCCTCGACGGCAAGTCGGTCGACAGGAAGTAA
- a CDS encoding hydantoinase/oxoprolinase family protein: MDATTHVGVDVGGTFTDVVLATEDGLTTAKVPSTTDQSEGVLAGIEKVCEKAALPPESVETFTHAMTVSVNALLEGDGATTALVTTEGFRDVLEIGRQDRPSLYDLSVERVDPLVPRRRRFELEERATTEGIVDPVALEDVDDLVDRLAGAEIEDESEIESVAVSFLHAYADPANEAAVADRLRERLEVPVSASHEVLPAFREYERTSTTVANASVRPAIDTYLGRLVERARDAGLPEPQVMQSNGGIADLDAVRERAVTTVLSGPAAGVVGAAATAEAAVEDAGLEGLVTFDMGGTSSDVSLVRDGEVARTTSTTIAGHPIATPMVDVTTVGSGGGSIAWVDAGGALRVGPESAGADPGPACYNRGGAEPTVTDAAVVLGYLGQDASLGGEVSLDVGAAQDALAKLANVAGLESACEAAAGVYRVANATMTRAIRSVTVERGHDPREFGLVAFGGAGPMHAAAVANRLGMDRVVIPLAGGVLSAYGLLDADEKHDRVRTHRTPLEAADREVMEETYAELTADALQDVDSGGDPVVERRADLRYAGQSFELEVSVSDPVDIATVRERFDAAHERAYGYRMDEPIELVALGVTVRAIREAPSIRYEGRGEGRDERDDEDAPGSRTAFFDGERREAAVLARDAVAPGTTVEGPTILEDEESTTVVPPGWSGSMGDDGELVLERDRGPGQETGTNGGERP, translated from the coding sequence ATGGACGCGACGACGCACGTCGGCGTCGACGTCGGCGGCACGTTCACCGACGTCGTCCTGGCGACCGAAGACGGCCTGACGACCGCGAAGGTCCCCTCGACTACCGACCAGAGCGAGGGCGTCCTCGCGGGGATCGAAAAAGTCTGTGAGAAGGCGGCGCTCCCGCCCGAGTCCGTCGAGACGTTCACCCACGCGATGACGGTCTCGGTAAACGCACTCCTGGAGGGCGACGGCGCGACGACCGCACTGGTCACGACGGAAGGGTTTCGCGACGTCCTCGAGATCGGTCGCCAGGACCGTCCGTCGCTGTACGACCTCTCGGTCGAGCGGGTCGACCCGCTCGTCCCTCGCCGCCGTCGGTTCGAACTCGAGGAACGGGCGACGACCGAAGGTATCGTCGATCCAGTCGCCCTCGAGGACGTGGACGACCTGGTCGACCGACTCGCTGGGGCAGAAATCGAGGACGAAAGCGAGATCGAGAGCGTGGCCGTCTCGTTCCTCCATGCGTACGCGGATCCCGCGAACGAGGCCGCCGTCGCGGACCGACTGCGGGAGCGACTCGAGGTGCCCGTCTCGGCCTCCCACGAGGTGCTCCCGGCGTTCCGGGAGTACGAACGGACCTCGACGACGGTCGCGAACGCCTCCGTCCGCCCGGCGATCGACACCTACCTCGGACGGCTCGTCGAGCGGGCTCGAGACGCGGGGCTCCCGGAACCGCAGGTGATGCAGTCCAACGGCGGCATCGCGGACCTCGACGCGGTCCGCGAACGGGCGGTGACGACGGTGCTCTCGGGGCCGGCGGCGGGTGTCGTCGGGGCGGCCGCGACCGCCGAGGCCGCGGTCGAAGATGCGGGCCTCGAAGGACTCGTTACCTTCGACATGGGCGGCACATCGAGCGACGTGAGCCTCGTCCGTGACGGCGAGGTCGCCCGAACCACCTCCACCACGATCGCCGGTCACCCCATCGCAACCCCGATGGTCGACGTGACGACCGTCGGCTCCGGCGGCGGCTCGATCGCGTGGGTCGACGCCGGCGGCGCCCTTCGGGTAGGCCCCGAATCAGCGGGCGCTGATCCCGGCCCCGCGTGTTACAATCGCGGGGGGGCCGAGCCGACCGTCACCGACGCCGCCGTCGTCCTCGGCTACCTCGGCCAGGACGCCAGCTTAGGTGGGGAGGTCTCCCTCGACGTCGGCGCCGCCCAGGACGCGCTCGCGAAACTGGCCAATGTGGCGGGGCTCGAGTCTGCCTGCGAAGCCGCCGCCGGGGTTTACCGCGTCGCGAACGCGACGATGACTCGCGCCATCCGGTCGGTAACCGTCGAGCGCGGCCACGACCCTCGCGAGTTCGGGCTCGTGGCCTTCGGCGGCGCCGGACCGATGCACGCCGCCGCCGTGGCCAACCGACTCGGGATGGATCGCGTCGTAATCCCCCTCGCCGGCGGGGTGCTCTCGGCGTACGGCCTGCTCGACGCCGACGAGAAACACGACCGGGTTCGAACCCACCGGACGCCGCTCGAGGCGGCCGACCGCGAGGTCATGGAAGAGACCTACGCCGAGCTGACGGCCGACGCGCTCCAGGACGTCGACTCCGGCGGCGACCCCGTCGTGGAGCGACGCGCCGACCTCCGGTACGCCGGCCAGAGCTTCGAACTCGAGGTGAGCGTCAGCGACCCGGTCGACATCGCGACCGTCCGCGAGCGCTTCGACGCGGCCCACGAGCGTGCCTACGGCTACCGGATGGACGAACCGATCGAACTGGTCGCGCTCGGGGTGACGGTCCGTGCGATTCGCGAGGCGCCGTCGATCCGGTACGAGGGACGAGGCGAGGGACGGGACGAGAGAGACGACGAGGACGCACCCGGATCCCGAACAGCCTTCTTCGACGGCGAGCGCCGCGAGGCGGCGGTTCTGGCCAGAGACGCCGTCGCTCCCGGAACGACCGTCGAGGGGCCGACCATCCTCGAGGACGAAGAGAGCACGACGGTCGTTCCCCCGGGGTGGTCCGGTTCGATGGGCGACGACGGCGAACTCGTCCTGGAGCGTGACCGCGGCCCCGGTCAGGAAACCGGGACCAACGGAGGTGAGCGCCCGTGA